A region from the Arthrobacter gengyunqii genome encodes:
- a CDS encoding ferrochelatase, translated as MTTSISNEPASFDPREGVDENGRMAPKHYDAILLASFGGPEGQEDVIPFLRNVTRGRGIPDERLEEVATHYRANGGISPINEQNRALKAALEAELTRRGIDTPVLWGNRNWAPYIKDVLQEAYDTGYRRLLMVTTSVYSSYSSCRQYREDLGMNLLATGLDKKLQVDKVRQYFDHPGFVEPFVEGVRDSLARVREQLAERGEEDGKIEILFSTHSIPTADAEASGPRDREFEESSAYVAQHLANARAIIDRIPEAAGLDWQLVYQSRSGSPHTPWLEPDINDAIAELPAKGVKGVVIVPLGFVSDHMEVLWDLDTEAMDTCKELGLAAHRAPTPGIHETFVSGLVDLLCERTVENNIADRPAVTPLGPWYDVCRTGCCANLRGEKPTIAGADSTVGVQ; from the coding sequence ATGACCACATCCATAAGCAATGAGCCTGCATCCTTCGACCCGCGTGAGGGCGTCGATGAGAACGGCCGCATGGCGCCCAAGCACTACGACGCCATCCTGCTGGCCTCCTTTGGCGGCCCCGAAGGCCAGGAAGATGTCATTCCGTTCCTGCGCAACGTCACCCGCGGCCGGGGCATCCCCGACGAGCGGCTGGAGGAAGTGGCCACCCACTACCGCGCCAACGGCGGCATCAGCCCGATCAACGAGCAGAACCGTGCACTGAAGGCCGCCCTCGAGGCCGAGCTTACGCGCCGCGGCATCGACACTCCCGTGCTCTGGGGAAACCGCAACTGGGCCCCGTACATCAAGGACGTGCTGCAAGAAGCCTATGACACCGGCTACCGCCGCCTGCTCATGGTCACCACCAGCGTGTACTCCTCGTACTCCAGCTGCCGCCAGTACCGAGAGGACCTGGGCATGAACCTGCTGGCCACCGGCCTGGACAAGAAACTGCAGGTGGACAAGGTCCGCCAGTACTTCGACCACCCCGGATTCGTGGAGCCGTTCGTGGAGGGCGTCCGCGATTCCCTCGCCCGGGTCCGCGAGCAGCTTGCCGAGCGCGGCGAAGAGGACGGGAAGATTGAAATCCTGTTCTCCACGCACTCCATTCCCACCGCCGACGCCGAAGCATCCGGCCCGCGCGACCGCGAGTTCGAGGAGTCCAGTGCCTACGTGGCGCAGCACCTCGCCAATGCCCGCGCCATCATCGACCGCATCCCCGAAGCCGCCGGCCTGGACTGGCAGCTCGTCTACCAGTCGCGCTCCGGATCCCCGCACACCCCGTGGCTGGAGCCGGATATCAATGACGCCATTGCCGAGCTCCCTGCCAAGGGTGTGAAGGGTGTCGTGATTGTGCCCCTGGGCTTCGTCAGCGACCACATGGAAGTCCTCTGGGACCTCGATACCGAGGCCATGGACACCTGTAAGGAGCTGGGCCTTGCGGCACACCGCGCACCCACCCCGGGCATCCACGAAACCTTCGTGTCCGGGCTGGTGGACCTGCTCTGTGAGCGCACTGTCGAAAACAACATTGCCGACCGTCCCGCTGTGACACCGCTGGGCCCCTGGTACGACGTCTGCCGTACCGGCTGCTGCGCCAACCTGCGCGGCGAAAAGCCGACAATCGCCGGAGCCGATTCCA
- the hemQ gene encoding hydrogen peroxide-dependent heme synthase, which yields MSEPMGQSTAETAVTEEQFFTLWTVFKRSAAGGTSGAAADSEENVRAFEALADQLAERHVTLRGLYDVSAMRADADVMVWLHGGRAEDLQSAIRDIRRSGLFAGTEIAWSAMGVHRDAEFSKNHWPSYARGIAPEAWICVYPFVRSYEWYLLPAEERGKMLRDHGMLGREFPQVLANTVASFALGDWEWILGLEAPNLVDLVDMMRHLRSTEARNHVREEIPFYTGRRIAAAEVAEVLK from the coding sequence ATGAGTGAGCCCATGGGTCAGAGCACCGCAGAAACAGCCGTCACCGAAGAACAGTTCTTTACCCTCTGGACCGTTTTCAAGCGGTCCGCTGCAGGGGGAACGTCCGGTGCAGCTGCCGATTCCGAGGAAAATGTCAGGGCCTTCGAGGCACTGGCCGATCAGCTGGCTGAACGCCACGTCACCCTGCGCGGACTGTACGACGTCTCCGCGATGCGTGCGGACGCCGACGTCATGGTGTGGCTGCACGGCGGCCGGGCCGAAGACCTGCAGTCCGCCATCCGCGACATCCGCCGTTCCGGCCTCTTTGCCGGAACCGAAATCGCCTGGTCGGCCATGGGTGTGCACCGCGACGCCGAGTTCTCCAAGAACCACTGGCCCTCCTACGCCCGGGGCATCGCCCCCGAAGCCTGGATCTGTGTCTACCCGTTTGTCCGTTCCTACGAGTGGTACCTGCTGCCCGCCGAAGAGCGCGGCAAGATGCTGCGCGACCACGGCATGCTCGGCCGCGAATTCCCGCAGGTCCTGGCCAACACCGTGGCGTCCTTCGCACTGGGCGACTGGGAATGGATCCTGGGCCTGGAAGCACCCAACCTGGTTGACCTGGTGGACATGATGCGCCACCTGCGCTCCACCGAGGCACGCAACCACGTCCGCGAAGAAATCCCCTTCTACACCGGCCGGCGCATTGCCGCCGCCGAGGTTGCCGAGGTACTGAAATGA